Proteins co-encoded in one Prevotella sp. E13-27 genomic window:
- a CDS encoding TonB-dependent receptor — protein sequence MKKRNIIILPLLFICTAMVAQDNSKHQHHAKDSKATYQDSTDIFFRHLQLNELMVTGVTGDTKLKHSTTPVSIVTPQMLRSTSSTNIVDAISRQPGISQLTTGGSISKPIIRGLGYNRVVVMSEGVRQEGQQWGDEHGVEVDGSSVGSVEILKGPASLMYGSDAMAGVVILHAQPTLAEGEMKANVSSEYQTNNGLFHYSAQMAGNKKGFVWDALYSSKMAHAYKNKYDGYVPGSQFRERSGRLMLGLNKDWGHSRLALTAYHLTPGIIEGERDTLTGELTSNYSPLTSYKKSLPFQEVKHYKAVWDNSLNISNGVVKAIIGYQQNRRQEFEESMDEYGIFLKLHTLTYDLRYVTHEFNGWKLSTGIGGMYQQSENKGEEYLIPDSRLFDFGIYATATKSLGDSWTLNGGIRYDHRSLRGDELVEDGKVRFSNLSRNFNGVTGSVGAVCNINEYFNLRMNIARGFRTPNMSELASNGVHEGSIRYEKGNEQLKAEYSLQADLGIDFTSRYVSAQLALFANRIDNYIFIRGEGQEVRGERIDYPVYKYTQGDARLLGFEAGVDFHPIHSIHFSNTFSYVDARLISHNSPLTSENKYLPFTPAPKWTSELKWELYHHAHSTVSTHATHEYRHSHPKAGLALNNLYVAAGFDYYLKQNHVFSAYDTETPTPDYGLLNLSAGTDIQMGGKKVAELYVTAHNLLDKAYQNHLSRLKYTDDNVVTGRQGVYNMGRNITFKIVVPFRL from the coding sequence ATGAAAAAAAGAAACATCATCATTCTGCCATTGCTGTTTATATGCACGGCAATGGTAGCTCAGGATAATAGTAAGCACCAACATCACGCCAAGGACTCAAAAGCGACGTATCAGGACTCTACAGACATTTTCTTCCGTCACCTGCAGCTGAACGAGCTGATGGTTACTGGCGTGACGGGCGACACAAAGCTGAAACACTCTACAACGCCAGTGAGCATAGTAACACCACAGATGCTGCGCTCTACTTCTTCGACAAACATAGTAGATGCCATAAGCCGTCAGCCAGGTATAAGCCAGCTGACGACAGGCGGAAGCATATCGAAGCCTATAATTCGCGGACTGGGATACAACCGCGTGGTAGTGATGAGCGAGGGTGTGCGCCAAGAGGGACAGCAGTGGGGCGACGAGCACGGTGTGGAGGTTGACGGCAGCAGCGTTGGCTCAGTAGAGATACTGAAGGGTCCTGCCTCGCTGATGTACGGCTCTGACGCTATGGCGGGCGTTGTGATACTTCATGCGCAGCCTACACTGGCAGAAGGCGAGATGAAGGCAAACGTTAGCTCGGAATATCAGACTAACAACGGACTGTTCCACTACTCAGCGCAGATGGCTGGCAACAAGAAAGGATTTGTGTGGGATGCGCTATACAGCTCAAAGATGGCTCATGCCTATAAGAACAAGTACGACGGCTATGTGCCTGGCTCACAGTTCCGTGAGCGTTCAGGACGACTGATGCTGGGGCTGAACAAGGACTGGGGACACTCACGACTCGCGCTGACGGCATACCACCTGACGCCAGGCATCATAGAGGGTGAGCGCGACACGCTGACAGGAGAGCTCACATCCAACTACTCACCGCTCACCTCTTACAAGAAGTCGCTGCCTTTCCAGGAGGTGAAGCACTACAAGGCTGTATGGGATAACAGTCTAAATATCTCAAACGGCGTCGTGAAAGCTATCATAGGCTATCAGCAGAATCGCCGACAGGAGTTTGAGGAGTCTATGGACGAATATGGTATCTTCCTGAAACTTCACACGCTTACCTATGACTTGCGCTATGTGACCCACGAGTTCAATGGCTGGAAGCTATCTACTGGCATAGGCGGCATGTATCAGCAGTCGGAAAACAAGGGCGAGGAATATCTTATTCCTGACAGCCGCCTGTTCGACTTCGGCATCTATGCTACTGCCACGAAGAGCCTTGGCGACAGCTGGACGCTGAACGGAGGCATTCGCTATGACCATCGCAGTCTGCGTGGCGACGAGCTGGTGGAGGATGGCAAGGTGCGCTTCAGCAATCTGTCGCGTAATTTCAATGGTGTGACAGGCAGCGTTGGTGCCGTATGCAACATTAACGAGTATTTCAACCTGCGCATGAATATAGCCCGCGGATTCCGTACGCCCAACATGAGCGAGCTGGCCTCAAATGGTGTACACGAAGGGTCTATACGCTATGAGAAGGGTAATGAGCAGCTGAAGGCAGAGTACAGTCTGCAGGCAGACCTCGGCATCGACTTCACTTCACGCTACGTCTCAGCTCAGCTGGCGCTCTTTGCCAACCGCATAGACAACTACATATTCATAAGAGGTGAGGGACAAGAGGTGAGAGGTGAGAGAATAGACTATCCTGTATATAAATACACTCAGGGCGATGCCCGCCTGCTCGGATTTGAGGCTGGAGTGGACTTCCACCCTATCCACTCCATACATTTCTCAAACACATTCTCGTATGTCGATGCCCGTCTCATCTCTCACAACTCTCCCCTAACCTCTGAGAACAAATACCTGCCCTTTACGCCTGCTCCGAAATGGACTTCAGAGCTGAAGTGGGAGTTGTATCACCACGCCCACAGTACGGTAAGCACCCACGCTACGCACGAGTATCGTCATTCCCACCCCAAGGCCGGTCTGGCACTAAACAACCTCTATGTTGCTGCTGGATTTGACTACTATCTGAAGCAGAATCACGTGTTCAGCGCCTATGACACAGAGACGCCGACACCTGACTATGGGCTGCTGAACCTCTCTGCTGGTACAGACATTCAGATGGGAGGCAAGAAGGTTGCAGAGTTATACGTGACAGCGCATAACCTTTTGGACAAGGCTTACCAGAACCATTTGAGCCGACTGAAATATACGGATGACAACGTGGTTACAGGACGCCAAGGTGTTTACAACATGGGACGAAACATTACCTTTAAGATTGTAGTCCCATTTAGACTGTAG